The genomic interval GGATAAGATTTTCATCAGTGGAGGGCTGCTGGAACTCGATGATTCAAAAGTAACATTTTCCTTTGCGGGCAGCGAGTTTTCCAGACCGGATATCCAATTCGAGCTGAACATGGATCAGATGGATCTCAATCGATATAAGCCCCCTGCTACTGAACAGAGGGCCGAAGACAAACCAAATACCGGGGAACAATCCGAATCCGCGACCCAAAAAGCAAAAACAGACTACGAACCCCTTCGGAGCCTGGTTCTGGATGGACGTATGAAGATCGGTCAACTCAAGGTGGATAAAACCGTTATCCGGGAGATGCAGATGAGGATTGGGGGGAAAAACGGTGTGTTTCACATAGATCCGTTGAATCTGAAAATGTACGAAGGCGACCTGGCCGTCAATGGAACTTTGAATTTCAGTCGCGCGAAACCGGAATTCCGTCTGGGAGTGAAGTCCAGCGGAATCAATGTCGGACCCATGATAAAAGACCTTGTGGACCGGGACCTGATGGCGGGAAAACTGAGAACAGAAATGACCATTCAGACCAAAGGAGAAGACCCGACCGACATCAAGAAAAACCTGAACGGAAAAGGAGAGGTTCTGATTGAAGACGGTGCCATCAAAGGCATTGATCTGGTGTCCATGGTTCGAAACACAGACGGAGCCTTCGGCCTGACGCAAAAGGCCGTGGACGGCCGAAAAACGATATTTTCGAATTTCATCGCACCGATCTCCATAAAGGACGGTACGATAAGTACCGAAGACACCAAAATCGTCTCCACGCTTTTTCGTGTGCAGGCCGCTGGGCAGGCGGATCTTGTTAAGGAAACGCTGGATTTTCGCATCGAACCAACGGTCATCACTACGAGCAAGGAAGATGCGCGGAAGATGAAGGATTCGGAACGGATGATTCCGGTTCTTGTCAAGGGCACCTTTTCTTCTCCCCAGTTCCTGCCGGACCTTCGTGGAGTTGCCAAGAAGCAACTGGAAGAAAAGGTTTTCGAATCTGAAAAAGTAAAAAAACTATTCGAGAAAGAGGAGCTTAAGCCGATCGAAAAGGATGTGAAATCTTTGTTCAAGGGATTGTTGGATAGCCAGCCGTCCAAGAAGGAGTAAGGGGAAGGATGACGGTTCGCCTTTCAACTTTTCGCTTCAAGTCGACAAATTGAGGTAGTAAACTCATCTTTATCGACTTGCTCGAGGCAGCGCCATCCTTCCCGGGTCAGAAAGTCAGCGACCGCCTCCGCCTCGGTCTCGAACACAAAAAAATAGACCTTGTCTTCTTTTTTGAACCGTAGGTCGTCCCCGATGGGCGATAGCCTGTTGTTTCTGCGCAAGGCGGCAGCGATCATTCCGTTTCCCGGATACCGGGTCATCATCAGGCTGCTGTCGGTGTTCCTGGAATGACCCGACACACACTGCCACAGCTGCAGCTGAACCTGCCTTGCTTTAAAACGACGGTCCCAAGCGTCGACATCGACCGTAGCACCGAAGACCAGCACGGCACCCGACTTGTGGAGCATCTTGGCGCTCAGGGAGGCTGAATCGCTTTTCAGGGCGGCCCACAGGGAAATCGTTTTGGTCTCTTCCTTTACTTTTTGTATGAACAGGTAATTCACCTCGTCATTGCCGGTCAGGGCCAGGGCGCCGCGGCGGGTATCGATTTCAGCCCGCAGCAGGTATCTAGCCTGAAGACCGTTGCCGTATATCACGCGCGTGCAGTCATTTTCAGCCGCCTTGCAATGGTCCGCGTTGGAATCGATGCAGACTACCTCCTGACCATCCTCTTTGAATAATTTGGCCAGGCCCCGCGCCAGGGCGTTGGCGCCGAGTACGACCCAGCCCACCTGGCTGGGACGCCGCAAGCCCAGAAGGCCGGCCACCAAACCGCCGGTCATCCCGGCGAACACAACCGTAACGGCAATGACCAGAAAAACAAGCGCCCGCAGTTCGTAGCCGCCGGACAATCCCTTTTCAGTAAAAGCAGCAGCAAAAAAAGAGGCCACGGCCGCGGCAACGATTCCCCGGGGGCCGATCCAACTGATGAAAAACCGCTCTTTCCATGTCAATTCGGAAAAGCTAGCCCCAACGAGCACGGCCGCCGGACGGACCAGAAACATCAACACCAGCACAACCCCCACCGC from Desulfobacterales bacterium carries:
- a CDS encoding AsmA family protein, with the protein product MKKGIKWVLFFAGGLAFVLLSLIIIPMFLDFQKFSPQIERLVSDVTGRPFEMKGELRVSLFPWASIEARDVSLGNPAGFEEKNILIVKSFEARIKFMPFLLSGFKDIQVKRFILDGARIVLIKNKNGLTNWELKGKTDSVVPSKKDKKPAGPSETNGRGNIPIDALMVDEFAIMDGSLLWIDDSRNKRFSVSNINLKIQDLSLDRPLHVVFSVLAEKHKVVMEGDIGPVGKDPGKGTIPLDLTFNLLEQVTIRLKGDVTDMMTSPGFTINMNVSAFSPKKVAAAFGQDIFKATGPSALDRVACKLDMEGSSDKIFISGGLLELDDSKVTFSFAGSEFSRPDIQFELNMDQMDLNRYKPPATEQRAEDKPNTGEQSESATQKAKTDYEPLRSLVLDGRMKIGQLKVDKTVIREMQMRIGGKNGVFHIDPLNLKMYEGDLAVNGTLNFSRAKPEFRLGVKSSGINVGPMIKDLVDRDLMAGKLRTEMTIQTKGEDPTDIKKNLNGKGEVLIEDGAIKGIDLVSMVRNTDGAFGLTQKAVDGRKTIFSNFIAPISIKDGTISTEDTKIVSTLFRVQAAGQADLVKETLDFRIEPTVITTSKEDARKMKDSERMIPVLVKGTFSSPQFLPDLRGVAKKQLEEKVFESEKVKKLFEKEELKPIEKDVKSLFKGLLDSQPSKKE
- a CDS encoding sodium:proton antiporter, producing the protein MDGAVFSNPGMTIALAMALGMIAQALAHHLRVPGIVLLLVAGVAFGPDGVGLVHPESLGASLDILTGFAVAVILFEGGINLKFRQLKRARRSIRQLILFGGLVTVAGAAAAARLVMHWPWKSAILFGTLVMVTGPTVINPLLKRLKVKRSVATVLEAEGVLIDAVGAVVATVALEAALSPAHASPLMWGWHVVSRLGFGAMTGGLIGALLLFLYRVRRLIPEGTKNVFTLAAVLALFQGSNLILAESGIAAVTMAGIVIGNVSSSALQDLAEFKEELTVLLIGMLFVLLAADVRLVQVIGLGWPAVGVVLVLMFLVRPAAVLVGASFSELTWKERFFISWIGPRGIVAAAVASFFAAAFTEKGLSGGYELRALVFLVIAVTVVFAGMTGGLVAGLLGLRRPSQVGWVVLGANALARGLAKLFKEDGQEVVCIDSNADHCKAAENDCTRVIYGNGLQARYLLRAEIDTRRGALALTGNDEVNYLFIQKVKEETKTISLWAALKSDSASLSAKMLHKSGAVLVFGATVDVDAWDRRFKARQVQLQLWQCVSGHSRNTDSSLMMTRYPGNGMIAAALRRNNRLSPIGDDLRFKKEDKVYFFVFETEAEAVADFLTREGWRCLEQVDKDEFTTSICRLEAKS